The nucleotide sequence cctcattttatagataggaaaatgGGGCACAGAGCAGGTCAGTGTTTCGATCGGGCTCTCACAGGGAGTAAGTAATAGATCTGGCATTAGAAGTCaaggtctttctctttttccccttaaACTCTGGACTTTAATCTCCTTGGAGTCCTGCCCATAGGCACCCTGAGCAGCTAAGTGCCCTCAGCAGGTGGTCAAAGCTGCACACCTCAGGCATCCTTAGCTAGACTTATCTTTGAGCCAGGCAGCCCCAGGTATGGGTCAGACAGATGCCCCAGACAGGTCATAGACCAGATGCTCCAGATCAGGGGCCAGTTTCTAAGGCTAGGACTGGAAGGAAACAACCTTTAGTACAAATAtagatctttttttaatgaaaccagAACAGACAGAGACTGAACAGAGGGAGGGAAGCATGGGACAGCATCCGGTGCCCATACAAGGGTCCTGAGGTCTTGTGAAACTCAGGGATCTCTAAATAGATGCAGGAATTATGGGAGAACAGGGCCTGGGGATAGAAAGGCAAGCCCGCGATTTGGAGAGGTCTCTGCAGCTCCCTAACCTGCTGCTGGAGTCCCAGTCAGAGCTGCCCTTGGTAAGTGCCTCCCTCCAACATAGCTGAGGGGTTATGGAACCCCACAGAACATGGGGAATCCTGTTCTCCCCTCTAAGTGGACACCGAGAAAAGGGATATGGGACCCCAGGATTTTCTTTCCCTTGAGAGTGCCAAGAGCCCTGGGAGTTATTCTTTTATACCTTTTCCTTGGATTTGGGAAGGCAAGGAGAAGATGGGAATCTCCTCTAGACCAGGAGAACCCAGAACCaagtggagaaaaggaagggcTGGACTCAAGAAAGGGAATTTGGTCTTTTTAgccccagtgctttgcacatgaTAGATGTTTAATCCAGTCTTTGGATTCAATTGGAGTAAGTCTCCAGCTTCTCCTTAGGGATGGGCTGTGAGGGTCAGGCTCTCTCTTTGGTTGGCTAAGCCAAGGGCCCCAGGATGCAGGCGAGGGCCAGTGCTGCAGCCAACAatgctggggctggggctggagcAGGGGAGGCAGGAGCAGAAGGCCCTTGCAAGGTCTCCTGATTGGTCTCCTCACTGGCTGCACCCCTAACATTGCTTGGGGGAAAGGGCCGAGAGCTGCACAGGTCATGTAGGTTGCCCTGGTATTGGACCTTGCGGAATTCCTGCTGCAGTGACTCCCAGATGGCAGTTGCCTCTTGTGGGCAGTTGGCCAGGACCCCACTGGCACAGGTCTGAAAGTTTTCCCATGACCTAGAAGGAGATAAGGAGAGTCAGGAGTGAGCCTTGCCAGAAGGGCTGGAGCAGGGGACAGTTACTATACTCTATACAAGGAGGAGTGACAAACAGAAGCTGAGAATCACAGACAGGGAAGGAGTTAGCTCACCTGGGAACAGTTGAGGCTTGGGAATGGGGGAAGCACTGAGAATGAAATGACATAGGATAGAGGTAGAAATGGAGTCAGCTGTGTGAAGCTGATTTTTGTGACCCCAATATTACTGCCCTTTCAAGGCCTCAGAGTTTTAGTCCATTCAGAATTTGCTGGTGGATTAGATTCTTaatccccactcccacccccaatcTTTTTTGCTTTGCCTACTGGTGCCCTGTTTCCAAGAAAACATGATGCTACTCTACCCTTTGTATTCTCCCCCAAGTCTGTGCTATCTGCAACCAAAAGATTTTCATCATTCTGCATTCCTTACCCAAAGCTTCGTGGTTTTCCCCTTTATAAACCCTGTATTAACTCAAGCAAAATGGGTTTCTCTCCTTGTATCCAAAACATGAGGGATCCCACTCCAGAGTCCTCTGATCTAtccaaataaaatgtttattgcatttttcatgactcagtttctttaatttGATAGTAGTGAAAGACTTGACCAAGACCTTGGCTCTCACCTGCAGATAGATTCGAGTTCCGGGGGTGTGAGGCCAGCCCCCTTGTCAGGCTGCGACTGCCCACTCTGGGCCATACTGTTCCCAAGGCTCATTAGACAGTCAGCAAAGCCCTTGTACATAGTATCACATCTGTTATAGGTGGCAGCAGTCCCAGGACCAGGGGCCAGGACTGCACAGAacgagaaagaaaaaaagcattaatcTGGGCGCACACCCTTCACTCCCCAGGGAGCCCTGTTTACCAGTGCAACAGAACCCAAGGGAAGCAGCTCAGCTAGTCTGTGGCAGTGCCACTGGTGACCTGCTTAGGGAAGTAGTTTCACAAACCCCTGAGTCCCCCtttcaattcaaccaacatttattaatcatttgctATGTGCATGCACTGTGCTAGGAGTGCTGGGATTGGTATGAAGATAAAACTGAGCAGACTCTTCTTTTAAGGGGctgacaaagaaatggaagaacCCCTGTGCAGCAGCACATACACCCCTCAAAATAAGCAGAGTTTAGTGGAGGCAAGGAAGAAATCCAACAAGCTTTAAGAAAAATTTAGGTGCAAATCACTTTTAGTTGGGGAGAATGGTTCTTAGAAATGTCAGAGAGGCATCAAATCTGAGATCTGAAGGAAAAGAATGTCAGAAGAATAGATTCTAGGGAACTGGGGCAGCCTTCCAGGAGAGGCCCCTAAAACCTACATGGAAGGCCATGGGACTGAGAATTGCCTGGAACAGTGAGGGGGAAGGCCATTTCTTTGAGTCTCCCCACCTGTATGGGGAGAGAAGGGTGGCAAAAAAACAGGACCAAATCATCCTCCTTTCATCTTCTTACATCTGTTCCTGCTCCTTGTACTAAGTCTGAGTTCTTTCCCCAAGTAACTAAGAGGAACATGGTCTATGAGGCCCAGAGGGAGCCTTGGGATAGCTTCTGCCTAAAGAGGCAATCAAAATCTCCATATCACAATCCtcccaccctcaggtcctcatgCAATGGGTTGAAGCAGGCCAGGAGTGGGTCTAGTACCTCCAAGCAGGTGACCAATCCCCCTTCTAGTTTGAGTGTGCAAAAGATACCACCAAGTCCAGGAGTAGAGAGAAGACAGCATTTTCGACAAAGGACCACAGACCTTAATTTTGAGCCCTAGTCCAGGTTCGGCCAggcctccttcttcctccaatgTCCTCCTCCTCTAGGGCTAGCTTTATCAACTCCTCACTCCTTTTCTGCCCTCTTCCTCCAGAGGGGCTAGGGTGGGGAAAGGACTGAGTGCATTTCTTAAAAGGGGTCATCCAGTTCCACCCCAAGCAACCACTGAGGTTCTGTGGAGCACAGGCTGCCTATATACTTTTTTCTAAGACTCCTACTCTAGAATATATTCCTGACCCTGCTCAGGAATACCATTACTCAACTCTTTGAGGCCACTGAGGGGGCTGAGCTGGGGAAGGTCATCAATCCATCTGTTGTCAGCAATGGATAGAAGCCTGGGAGTGCAGTTCCCCACAAAACTGTATTCCCTCCCAAGCTTGGTTCCagaggagagatgagaaaatCCCTCCCTACTTTGCAGTAGTGGCAGACTAGAGGTCCAAAACATTGCATATACTGTGGAGCCCTTTAATGCGTTGTTGATTAGTTTTGCAGAATCCTCTCCTTACAAAGGATGGCTAGCTGGGGTCGGGGAGGAGAGGGATATTTGGTGATGTTAAAACAAAAaggtaggaattttaaaaaaactatttaaccCGCCCCCTCCACACCCATAACCCCTGAGCACCAACTCCTCCATCTCTATTTCAACGCCAGCATCCAGTCCCCAAAGCTTCGATGCTCCCCCCCAACCCTCCTCTCTCCAGATTGCCAGTCAAAGTTGGGGGAGGAGGTGTGCGTTTGGGTCTGCGTAATGATCTTGGGGGCCAGTAGAGGTTCCTCTCCTGAAAGAGAAGAGCGGCACCTTCCTCCATTCTTAGGGATCAATTCAGGTTTTAGTCTGGGGAACAGAGGAAGAGTGGTCATGCGAGTGATGGGAGTTGTTGAAAACTGGATGAGGTCAGGACAAAAGGGAGATCCAGGAGCTTAGATCCTCTTCCCTTCCACACCTTTTAAAGCCGTCGTCTGAGTGAGAGCCCTGAACTTTGGCGGGGAGGGGGTGGAGCAGGGACCGAGGACCTTTAAAGGCAAAGTCTGCGGGATGCAAGATGATAGGACCATAAATTTGGATATTAAAGAGACCTAGTCtgatcccccattttacagatgaggaaactgagacccaaagaggttgTGACTCGCCCGACATCACACAGTAGCACGTTTGGGGTTTGAATTCCAGTTCAGCACTCCTTTCCAAGACGGGATCAGATTTTCTGGGCAGGGAAGC is from Gracilinanus agilis isolate LMUSP501 chromosome 2, AgileGrace, whole genome shotgun sequence and encodes:
- the NRN1L gene encoding neuritin-like protein, with protein sequence MRSCCRRRRCCWRPLPFPGFLLLQLFLAPGPGTAATYNRCDTMYKGFADCLMSLGNSMAQSGQSQPDKGAGLTPPELESICRSWENFQTCASGVLANCPQEATAIWESLQQEFRKVQYQGNLHDLCSSRPFPPSNVRGAASEETNQETLQGPSAPASPAPAPAPALLAAALALACILGPLA